One genomic window of Niveibacterium sp. SC-1 includes the following:
- the dusB gene encoding tRNA dihydrouridine synthase DusB — protein MQFAGFSLRNALFVAPMAGVTDRPFRQLCKKLGAGLAVSEMVTSNALLYATEKTRRRTDHTGEVAPISVQIAGADPAMMAEAARHNVDHGAQIVDINMGCPAKKVCNVAAGSALMRDETLVGRILDAVVAAVPDTPVTLKFRTGWSRENRNALNVARIAEAAGIRLIAIHGRTREDKYMGEAEYDTIALVKSQVGIPVIANGDIDSARKARAVLDHTGADGLMIGRAAQGRPWIFREIEHFLATGEELPAPEVSEIHRVCREHLLDLYEFYGEEGGVRIARKHIAWYTKGLVGANDFRQSMNTLPTVDLQLAAIDAFFGQQAARDARLTYAGEAEQEQPITQELAA, from the coding sequence ATGCAGTTCGCCGGCTTCTCCCTTCGCAACGCGCTGTTCGTCGCCCCCATGGCGGGCGTGACGGACCGGCCGTTCCGCCAGCTTTGCAAGAAGCTGGGCGCGGGGCTTGCCGTATCGGAGATGGTCACGTCGAACGCGCTGCTCTACGCGACGGAGAAGACCCGCCGCCGCACCGACCACACGGGCGAGGTCGCCCCGATCTCGGTGCAGATCGCCGGCGCCGACCCGGCGATGATGGCCGAGGCCGCACGCCACAACGTCGACCACGGCGCGCAGATCGTCGACATCAACATGGGCTGCCCGGCCAAGAAGGTCTGCAACGTGGCCGCAGGTTCGGCCCTGATGCGTGACGAGACACTGGTCGGCCGCATCCTCGATGCAGTGGTCGCCGCCGTGCCGGATACGCCGGTGACGCTGAAGTTCCGCACCGGCTGGAGCCGCGAGAACCGCAACGCGCTCAACGTGGCAAGGATCGCGGAAGCGGCAGGCATCCGCCTGATCGCGATCCATGGCCGCACGCGCGAAGACAAATACATGGGCGAGGCCGAGTACGACACCATCGCCCTGGTGAAATCGCAGGTCGGCATCCCGGTGATCGCCAACGGCGACATCGACAGCGCCCGCAAGGCGCGCGCGGTGCTCGACCACACCGGCGCCGATGGCCTGATGATCGGCCGCGCGGCCCAGGGGCGACCCTGGATCTTCCGCGAGATCGAACATTTCCTCGCCACCGGCGAGGAGCTGCCCGCCCCCGAGGTCAGCGAGATCCATCGCGTGTGTCGTGAGCATCTGCTCGACCTTTACGAGTTTTACGGCGAAGAAGGCGGCGTGCGTATCGCCCGCAAGCACATCGCCTGGTACACCAAGGGCCTGGTCGGAGCGAATGATTTCCGCCAGTCCATGAACACCCTGCCGACAGTTGACCTGCAGCTCGCTGCGATCGACGCCTTCTTCGGCCAGCAGGCAGCGCGCGACGCGCGACTGACCTATGCCGGAGAGGCAGAACAAGAACAACCAATCACGCAGGAGCTAGCGGCATGA
- a CDS encoding FAD-dependent monooxygenase, producing MADSRSDSRSGSPPDSHSPSTLVVGAGPVGLALGLALAANGQRPCLVDARGADAGLSDARVLALSHGSRQMLERLGAWPQQATPIQRIHISQRGHLGRTVLATQDYKLPALGYVIPAGELFRTLQEALTRRGLTVLHDTSVAATEQHEGGLQVQLAGTHAQTLRLQLLAYCEGRIAQTEAAAQIREHDYGQHAVVARVRIADAHEHVAFERFTPEGPLALLPLGEDYSVVWTASPARAASLVVLPEAAFLEALQAAFGTRVRFVGAGERASFPLMLRVRQQAIGHRCVWLGNAAQTLHPVAGQGFNLALRDVWTLAQILAGATDAGDAGLLARYAQGRMLDRSGTVHFTDGLVRLFSRDDPLLGHLRGAGLLALDALPPLRHFVAKRMLFGARAWP from the coding sequence ATGGCTGATTCCCGTTCAGACTCGCGCTCAGGTTCGCCCCCGGATTCGCACTCGCCCTCCACACTGGTGGTGGGCGCAGGTCCGGTGGGCTTGGCGCTCGGACTCGCGCTCGCCGCCAACGGCCAACGTCCCTGCCTGGTCGACGCGCGCGGCGCCGACGCCGGCCTGAGTGATGCACGCGTGCTCGCGCTCTCGCACGGCTCGCGCCAGATGCTCGAACGCCTGGGCGCCTGGCCGCAGCAAGCCACGCCGATCCAGCGCATCCATATCTCGCAACGCGGCCATCTGGGCCGCACGGTCCTCGCCACGCAGGACTACAAGCTACCGGCACTCGGCTACGTGATCCCCGCCGGCGAACTCTTCCGTACTCTGCAAGAAGCGCTTACCCGACGGGGCCTGACGGTCCTGCACGACACGAGTGTCGCCGCAACCGAACAGCACGAAGGCGGCTTGCAGGTGCAGCTCGCGGGTACCCATGCGCAGACGCTACGGCTCCAACTGCTGGCCTACTGCGAGGGCCGCATCGCGCAGACTGAGGCGGCCGCACAGATCCGCGAACATGACTACGGTCAGCATGCGGTAGTGGCGCGCGTACGCATCGCCGACGCGCATGAACATGTCGCCTTTGAACGGTTCACGCCCGAAGGTCCGCTCGCGCTCTTGCCGCTGGGCGAGGACTACTCGGTGGTGTGGACCGCCAGCCCCGCGCGCGCGGCCAGCCTTGTCGTCCTGCCCGAAGCCGCCTTCCTCGAAGCCCTGCAGGCAGCCTTCGGGACTCGCGTGCGCTTTGTCGGCGCAGGCGAACGGGCCAGTTTTCCGCTGATGCTGCGCGTGCGCCAGCAGGCCATCGGCCATCGCTGCGTGTGGCTCGGCAACGCCGCGCAGACCCTGCATCCCGTGGCAGGCCAGGGTTTCAACCTCGCGCTGCGCGATGTGTGGACGCTGGCGCAGATCCTCGCTGGCGCCACAGACGCTGGCGACGCGGGCCTGCTTGCACGCTATGCCCAGGGCCGCATGCTCGACCGCAGCGGGACTGTCCATTTCACCGATGGCCTGGTGCGACTCTTTTCACGCGATGACCCGCTGCTCGGCCATCTGCGCGGCGCCGGGCTGCTCGCCCTCGATGCCCTGCCGCCCCTGCGCCATTTCGTCGCCAAGCGCATGCTCTTCGGCGCACGCGCCTGGCCCTGA
- a CDS encoding glycoside hydrolase family 52 protein → MSKPNATSVARTFFNTQHSPIGAHASFTLGYPGAKGGLDLEICSAPDQSFVVALESASEPGLFEALPFCEAPDDSERARFMEITGDTRERGARLRIFEQAEVRREFALATDAWHAGDLVFTLYSPVRDLPDPETGDALALKRSFVPAVRAELTIDNRHGHTPRRVVLGMSRQGRRHGLHHLALGDAIRGIGDGLHLGYATDAPGAWSGVGFDPLALLSDPHPINRGGLLGGWGMLVCEVPAGQVSTLRYAFAMHRAGAATVGLDTRYYYTRWFGSTDEVLRFALEDFDEAVAVSREADARLARSPLSEAQKFIVAHATRSYLYSTQLLEHEGKPLWVVNEGEYNMINTLDLAGDHSLYECRHHPWTIRNVLEQYVARYSFEDTVQIDGLDGMHPGGVSFTHDMGVSGVFSPAGRSAYEQAGIEGCFSHMTTEELLNWINSAGLYVEQSGDLAWARTQSGLLARCLASLEARDHPDPAQRRGVPHANSSRCEGGREITTYDCLDPSLGQAAGNTYIAGKAWGAYLILARLFDRLEKPELARRAEDQALRCGRTVVGAVDTHGRIPALIEGDSGAVILPVIEALAYPWLAGCRSAMALDGVHADYFAALVRHMREHVLREDTCIYPDGGWRITSANDNTFPAKVYVCQFVAREILRMDVQALSTRADQAHADWLTDPDNSYFCWFEQASLGKVHGAKYYPRGVTANLWLEATTQS, encoded by the coding sequence ATGTCGAAGCCCAACGCAACGTCCGTCGCCCGGACCTTCTTCAACACCCAGCACAGCCCGATCGGCGCGCATGCGAGCTTCACGCTCGGCTACCCGGGCGCCAAGGGCGGGCTCGACCTCGAAATCTGCAGCGCGCCGGACCAATCCTTCGTCGTCGCGCTCGAATCCGCAAGCGAGCCCGGCCTCTTCGAGGCCCTGCCCTTCTGCGAGGCGCCGGACGACAGCGAGCGCGCCCGCTTCATGGAGATTACCGGCGACACGCGCGAGCGCGGCGCACGCCTGCGCATCTTCGAGCAGGCCGAGGTGCGACGCGAGTTCGCCCTGGCCACCGACGCCTGGCATGCGGGCGACCTGGTCTTCACGCTCTACTCGCCGGTGCGCGATCTGCCGGACCCTGAAACCGGCGACGCGCTCGCCCTCAAGCGCTCCTTCGTCCCCGCCGTGCGCGCCGAACTCACCATCGACAACCGCCACGGCCACACGCCGCGCCGGGTGGTCCTTGGCATGTCGCGGCAGGGCCGCCGGCATGGACTGCATCACCTCGCACTCGGCGACGCCATCCGCGGCATCGGCGACGGCCTGCACCTGGGCTATGCCACCGACGCCCCCGGCGCCTGGAGCGGCGTCGGCTTCGATCCGCTGGCCCTGCTCTCCGACCCGCACCCGATCAATCGCGGCGGACTGCTGGGCGGCTGGGGCATGCTCGTCTGCGAGGTGCCCGCCGGCCAGGTGAGCACGCTGCGCTACGCCTTCGCGATGCACCGCGCCGGCGCCGCGACCGTGGGACTCGATACGCGCTACTACTACACGCGCTGGTTCGGATCGACCGACGAGGTGCTGCGCTTCGCGCTGGAGGACTTCGACGAGGCCGTGGCCGTCTCGCGCGAGGCCGACGCCCGGCTTGCCCGGAGCCCGCTCTCCGAGGCCCAGAAGTTCATCGTCGCCCACGCCACCCGCTCCTACCTGTATTCGACCCAGTTGCTCGAACACGAGGGCAAGCCCCTCTGGGTGGTCAACGAGGGTGAATACAACATGATCAACACGCTGGACCTGGCGGGCGACCACTCGCTCTACGAGTGCCGCCACCACCCCTGGACCATCCGCAACGTGCTCGAACAGTACGTGGCGCGCTACAGCTTCGAGGACACCGTGCAGATCGACGGCCTCGACGGCATGCATCCGGGCGGCGTGTCCTTCACCCACGACATGGGCGTGAGCGGCGTGTTCTCACCCGCAGGCCGCTCGGCTTACGAGCAGGCCGGCATCGAGGGTTGTTTCTCGCACATGACTACCGAGGAACTGCTCAACTGGATCAACAGCGCAGGCCTCTATGTCGAGCAATCCGGCGATCTCGCCTGGGCCCGCACGCAAAGCGGGTTGCTCGCGCGCTGCCTCGCCAGCCTCGAAGCCCGCGACCATCCGGACCCCGCGCAGCGCCGCGGCGTGCCGCATGCCAACAGCAGCCGCTGCGAAGGCGGCCGCGAGATCACCACCTACGACTGCCTCGATCCCTCCTTGGGGCAGGCCGCCGGCAACACCTACATCGCCGGCAAGGCCTGGGGTGCCTACCTGATCCTTGCGCGGCTCTTCGACCGTCTGGAGAAACCGGAACTCGCCCGCCGCGCAGAGGATCAGGCCCTGCGCTGCGGCCGCACCGTCGTTGGCGCCGTCGACACGCACGGACGCATCCCCGCCCTGATCGAAGGCGATAGCGGCGCGGTGATCCTGCCGGTGATCGAAGCCCTGGCCTACCCCTGGCTGGCGGGCTGCCGATCGGCCATGGCACTGGACGGCGTGCACGCGGACTACTTCGCGGCGCTGGTCCGCCACATGCGCGAGCACGTGCTGCGCGAGGACACCTGCATCTACCCCGATGGAGGCTGGCGCATCACTTCGGCCAACGACAATACCTTCCCGGCCAAGGTCTATGTCTGCCAGTTCGTCGCCCGCGAGATCCTGCGCATGGACGTGCAGGCCCTGAGCACGCGCGCCGACCAGGCGCATGCGGACTGGCTTACCGACCCGGACAACAGCTACTTCTGCTGGTTCGAACAGGCCAGCCTGGGCAAGGTGCATGGCGCCAAGTACTACCCGCGCGGCGTCACGGCGAACCTGTGGCTGGAGGCAACAACGCAGTCCTAG
- the murU gene encoding N-acetylmuramate alpha-1-phosphate uridylyltransferase MurU, with translation MILAAGRGERMKPLTDHTPKPLLAVGGKPLIVWHIEALARAGVRELVINHAWLGDKLEAALGDGGRFGVSIAWSREGEALETAGGIATALPLLGDGPFIVLNGDVFADYPVPALLAAAQNLERGHREAHLVLVPYPQHKAGAHLGLDDQGLVRFGIEGESLTYSGLGAYHPAFFAGCRANEKRPLLPLFETGAARGVVGGETHRGAWTDVGTPERLAELDAQLSQGKLLPSEVRA, from the coding sequence ATGATCCTCGCCGCCGGCCGCGGCGAGCGCATGAAACCCCTCACTGATCACACGCCCAAGCCGCTGTTGGCCGTGGGCGGCAAGCCGCTCATCGTGTGGCACATCGAAGCGCTGGCGCGTGCCGGCGTGCGCGAGCTCGTGATCAACCACGCCTGGCTGGGCGACAAGCTGGAAGCAGCACTGGGCGACGGCGGCCGCTTCGGCGTATCCATCGCCTGGTCGCGCGAGGGCGAAGCCTTGGAGACCGCCGGCGGCATCGCCACCGCGCTGCCCTTGCTGGGTGACGGCCCCTTCATCGTGCTCAACGGCGACGTGTTTGCCGACTACCCGGTCCCCGCCCTGCTCGCCGCGGCGCAAAACCTGGAGCGCGGGCATCGCGAAGCCCATCTGGTGCTCGTCCCTTATCCGCAACACAAGGCCGGCGCGCACCTGGGGCTGGATGACCAGGGCCTCGTGCGCTTCGGCATCGAGGGCGAATCGCTGACGTACTCCGGCTTGGGCGCCTACCACCCCGCCTTCTTCGCCGGCTGCCGGGCGAACGAGAAGCGGCCGCTCCTGCCACTCTTCGAAACCGGCGCCGCGCGCGGCGTCGTCGGCGGAGAAACTCATCGCGGCGCCTGGACGGACGTCGGCACCCCCGAACGCCTCGCCGAACTCGATGCCCAGCTGTCGCAAGGCAAGCTTCTGCCTTCGGAGGTCCGCGCCTGA
- a CDS encoding aminopeptidase P N-terminal domain-containing protein, which translates to MPSDLTPHLPQLAPEAHAARRARLADAMRAEGGGVAILPNARTSVRNGDTEYAYRFDSHFYYLSGFREPESILVIVAGAREGERQDILFCRDKNPEMEIWEGFRHGPEAAREQFGFHVTHSTERFDEILPDLLSDQPTAFIALGADKDFDARVLRGIEAVRARARKGVSAPVSLHDLRPALDGMRLIKDAHEIALMQRAADISAAAHARAMRVTRPGLFEYQVEAELMHAFLHAGAASPAYPSIVAGGANACTLHYVENRSRLAAGDLLLIDAGCEFEGYASDITRSFPVDGRFSGPQRAAYEVVLAAQLAAIDAMRPGQPFNAAHEVAVRVITSGLVDLGLLAGDVDGLIESGAFRRFYMHSTGHWLGLDVHDVGAYRVAGASRPLQVGHVATVEPGLYIRPGEDVPEAFWNIGIRIEDDVLITPDGPRVLSAAAPKTIAEIEATMHG; encoded by the coding sequence ATGCCCAGCGACCTGACGCCGCATTTGCCCCAGCTCGCGCCCGAGGCTCACGCGGCACGGCGCGCCCGGCTCGCCGACGCCATGCGTGCCGAAGGCGGCGGCGTCGCGATCCTGCCCAACGCACGCACCAGCGTGCGCAACGGCGACACCGAGTACGCCTACCGCTTCGACAGCCACTTCTATTACCTCTCCGGGTTCCGCGAACCGGAGTCCATCCTCGTGATCGTCGCTGGCGCGCGGGAGGGCGAACGCCAGGACATCCTCTTCTGTCGCGACAAGAATCCGGAGATGGAGATCTGGGAAGGATTCCGCCACGGCCCGGAAGCCGCGCGCGAGCAATTCGGCTTTCACGTCACGCACAGCACCGAACGTTTCGACGAGATCCTGCCGGACCTGCTCTCCGACCAACCCACAGCCTTCATCGCACTCGGCGCGGACAAGGACTTCGACGCGCGCGTCCTGCGCGGGATCGAAGCGGTGCGCGCTCGCGCGCGCAAAGGCGTGAGCGCGCCGGTCAGCCTGCATGACCTGCGACCCGCGCTCGACGGCATGCGCCTCATCAAGGATGCGCACGAGATCGCGTTGATGCAGCGCGCAGCCGACATCAGCGCCGCCGCGCATGCACGCGCGATGCGCGTCACGCGCCCGGGGCTCTTCGAATACCAGGTAGAGGCGGAATTGATGCACGCCTTCCTGCACGCTGGCGCCGCCAGCCCCGCCTACCCGAGCATCGTGGCCGGCGGCGCAAACGCCTGCACCCTGCACTACGTGGAAAACCGCAGCCGCCTTGCGGCGGGCGACCTGCTGCTGATCGATGCGGGATGCGAATTCGAGGGCTACGCCTCGGACATCACCCGCAGCTTCCCGGTCGATGGCCGCTTCTCGGGTCCGCAGCGCGCGGCCTACGAAGTGGTCCTCGCAGCCCAACTCGCCGCCATCGACGCGATGCGCCCGGGCCAGCCCTTCAACGCGGCACACGAGGTGGCGGTGCGCGTGATCACTAGCGGCCTGGTCGACCTCGGCCTGTTGGCGGGCGACGTTGACGGTCTGATCGAGAGCGGTGCCTTCCGGCGTTTCTACATGCACTCGACTGGCCACTGGCTGGGCCTCGACGTCCACGACGTCGGCGCCTACCGGGTCGCTGGCGCCTCGCGTCCGCTGCAGGTCGGCCATGTCGCCACCGTCGAACCGGGTCTCTACATCCGCCCTGGCGAGGATGTTCCCGAGGCCTTCTGGAACATTGGCATCCGCATCGAGGACGACGTGCTGATCACGCCGGACGGGCCACGGGTGCTGAGCGCCGCGGCGCCCAAGACGATCGCCGAGATCGAGGCCACGATGCATGGCTGA
- the purH gene encoding bifunctional phosphoribosylaminoimidazolecarboxamide formyltransferase/IMP cyclohydrolase: MKVTQALLSVSDKRGIVDFARELNALGVALLSTGGTAKLLAEAGLPVTEVGDYTGFPEMLDGRVKTLHPKVHGGILARRDLPEHLATLEAHAIPRIDLVVVNLYPFSQTIAKPDCALEDAIENIDIGGPTMVRAAAKNHGDESGGVGIVTDPEDYSTILTELRGNAGALSYRTRFDLAKKAFTHTARYDSAISNYLTALDQDNVKQEYPERIQFAFDKVQGMRYGENPHQSAAFYRDPIAATGGIASYTQLQGKELSYNNIADADAAWECVKAFDSSANNAACVIIKHANPCGVALAATPEEAYRKAFQTDPTSAFGGIIAFNVEVDEATARAVSAQFLEVLIAPSYSPAALALLEAKKNVRVLTCPLGAVSQLDFKRVGGGLLVQSYDDARIEVSQLKVVTKRAPTEQEMRDLLFAWRVAKYVKSNAIVYCKDGMTIGVGAGQMSRVDSARIAKIKAENAGLSIGGCVVASDAFFPFRDGLDVLAQAGATAVIQPGGSMRDDEVIAAADEQNVAMVLTGFRHFRH, translated from the coding sequence ATGAAAGTCACCCAAGCCCTGCTCAGCGTTTCCGACAAACGCGGCATCGTCGACTTCGCCCGCGAACTGAACGCCCTGGGCGTCGCGCTGCTGTCCACCGGCGGCACCGCCAAGCTGCTTGCCGAGGCCGGTCTGCCGGTCACGGAAGTGGGTGACTACACCGGCTTTCCGGAAATGCTCGACGGCCGCGTCAAGACCCTGCATCCCAAGGTGCACGGCGGCATCCTCGCGCGCCGCGACCTGCCCGAGCACCTGGCGACGCTGGAAGCCCATGCGATCCCGCGCATCGACCTGGTGGTAGTGAACCTCTACCCCTTCAGCCAGACCATCGCCAAGCCGGACTGCGCGCTGGAAGACGCGATCGAGAACATCGACATCGGCGGCCCGACCATGGTGCGTGCCGCGGCGAAGAACCACGGCGACGAGAGCGGCGGCGTCGGCATCGTGACCGATCCGGAAGACTATTCCACGATCCTGACCGAGTTGCGCGGCAACGCCGGCGCGCTGTCCTACCGCACGCGCTTTGATCTCGCGAAGAAGGCCTTCACTCACACCGCCCGCTACGACAGCGCGATCTCTAACTACCTGACCGCGCTGGACCAGGACAACGTGAAGCAGGAATACCCCGAGCGCATCCAGTTCGCCTTCGACAAGGTGCAGGGCATGCGCTACGGCGAGAACCCGCACCAGAGCGCGGCTTTCTACCGCGACCCGATCGCCGCGACCGGCGGCATCGCCAGCTACACCCAGCTTCAGGGCAAGGAACTCTCGTACAACAACATCGCCGACGCCGACGCGGCCTGGGAATGCGTCAAGGCCTTCGACTCATCTGCCAACAATGCGGCCTGCGTGATCATCAAGCACGCCAACCCCTGTGGCGTGGCGCTGGCCGCAACGCCGGAAGAGGCGTACCGCAAGGCTTTTCAGACCGACCCGACCTCGGCCTTCGGCGGCATCATCGCCTTTAACGTGGAAGTGGATGAAGCCACCGCACGCGCTGTGTCCGCGCAGTTCCTCGAAGTGCTGATCGCCCCGTCCTACTCGCCGGCCGCGCTCGCGCTGCTCGAAGCGAAGAAGAACGTGCGCGTGCTGACCTGCCCGCTGGGCGCGGTCTCGCAGCTCGACTTCAAGCGCGTCGGCGGTGGCCTGCTGGTGCAGAGCTACGACGACGCCCGCATTGAAGTCTCGCAGCTGAAGGTGGTGACCAAGCGCGCCCCGACCGAACAGGAAATGCGCGACCTGCTCTTTGCCTGGCGCGTCGCCAAGTACGTGAAGTCCAACGCCATCGTCTACTGCAAGGACGGCATGACCATCGGCGTGGGCGCCGGCCAGATGAGCCGCGTGGACTCCGCGCGCATCGCCAAGATCAAGGCCGAGAACGCCGGCCTCTCGATCGGTGGCTGCGTGGTGGCCTCGGACGCCTTCTTCCCGTTCCGCGACGGCCTCGACGTGCTGGCCCAGGCCGGCGCCACGGCAGTCATCCAGCCGGGTGGCTCGATGCGTGACGATGAAGTGATCGCCGCCGCCGACGAACAGAACGTGGCGATGGTGCTCACCGGCTTCCGCCACTTCCGTCACTGA
- a CDS encoding Fis family transcriptional regulator codes for MSRSDDIAECVRRALERYFKDLDGEMPSGVYDMVLRNVERPMLETVMKHADGNQTVAAEMLGINRNTLRRKLTDHDLI; via the coding sequence ATGAGCCGTTCCGACGACATCGCCGAGTGCGTACGACGCGCACTCGAGCGTTACTTCAAGGACCTGGACGGCGAGATGCCGAGCGGGGTCTATGACATGGTGCTGCGCAATGTGGAGCGCCCGATGCTTGAAACGGTGATGAAACATGCCGACGGTAATCAGACCGTGGCTGCCGAGATGCTGGGCATCAACCGGAACACCTTGCGCCGCAAACTGACCGACCACGACCTGATCTGA
- the purD gene encoding phosphoribosylamine--glycine ligase translates to MKLLVIGSGGREHALAWKLAQSPRVQKVFVAPGNAGTAHGQGIENLAITAIPELVAFVQREQIGLTVVGPEAPLAAGVVDAFRAAGLPIFGPTRAAAQLESSKDFAKQFLIRHNIPTARYQTFSDAAAAHAYVEQEGAAIVIKADGLAAGKGVVVAMSLDEAHAAIDMMLVGNKMGDAGARVVIEEFMEGEEASFIVMADGRNALAMATSQDHKRLLDGDLGPNTGGMGAYSPAPVVTPQVHARVMREIIQPTLAGMAADGLPYTGFLYAGLMIDAEGAPRVVEFNCRMGDPETQPIMMRLKTDLLELVEAALAIKLDSVSTDWDRRVALGVVLAAGNYPDTPRKGDAIFGLEHKVEDVEVFHAGTSEADGAVVTSGGRVLCVTALGDSVKTAQARAYEAIDHIRFEGMQFRRDIGHRAVKR, encoded by the coding sequence ATGAAGCTGCTGGTCATCGGATCCGGCGGACGCGAACACGCGCTGGCCTGGAAGCTCGCGCAATCCCCGCGGGTGCAGAAGGTCTTCGTGGCACCCGGCAACGCTGGCACCGCGCACGGCCAGGGCATCGAGAACCTCGCGATCACCGCGATCCCCGAGTTGGTGGCTTTCGTCCAGCGCGAGCAGATCGGCCTTACCGTGGTGGGTCCGGAAGCACCGCTCGCCGCGGGCGTAGTCGACGCCTTCCGCGCGGCCGGCCTGCCGATCTTCGGACCGACGCGCGCCGCCGCACAGCTCGAGTCGTCCAAGGACTTCGCCAAGCAGTTCCTGATCCGCCACAACATCCCGACCGCGCGCTACCAGACCTTCTCGGACGCTGCGGCCGCGCATGCCTACGTGGAGCAGGAAGGCGCCGCGATCGTGATCAAGGCCGACGGGCTGGCCGCCGGCAAGGGCGTGGTCGTGGCGATGAGCCTCGACGAAGCGCATGCCGCGATCGACATGATGCTGGTCGGCAACAAGATGGGCGACGCCGGCGCACGCGTCGTGATCGAAGAGTTCATGGAAGGCGAGGAAGCCAGCTTCATCGTCATGGCCGACGGTCGCAACGCGCTGGCCATGGCCACCAGCCAGGATCACAAGCGCCTGCTCGACGGCGACCTCGGCCCCAACACCGGCGGCATGGGCGCCTACTCGCCCGCACCGGTGGTGACGCCACAGGTGCACGCGCGCGTGATGCGCGAAATCATCCAGCCCACGCTTGCCGGCATGGCGGCCGACGGCCTGCCCTATACCGGCTTCCTTTACGCCGGCCTGATGATCGACGCCGAAGGTGCGCCGCGCGTGGTGGAGTTCAACTGCCGCATGGGCGACCCCGAGACGCAGCCGATCATGATGCGTCTGAAGACCGATCTGCTCGAACTGGTCGAGGCCGCGCTGGCGATCAAGCTCGACAGCGTCAGCACCGACTGGGACCGCCGCGTCGCGCTCGGCGTGGTGCTGGCCGCCGGCAACTACCCGGATACGCCGCGCAAGGGCGACGCGATCTTCGGCCTGGAGCACAAGGTCGAAGACGTGGAAGTCTTCCATGCGGGCACCAGCGAGGCCGATGGCGCGGTCGTGACCTCCGGCGGCCGCGTACTCTGTGTCACCGCGCTGGGTGATTCGGTCAAGACCGCTCAGGCCCGCGCTTACGAGGCGATCGACCACATCCGCTTCGAAGGCATGCAGTTCCGTCGCGACATCGGGCACCGCGCCGTCAAGCGCTGA